The following nucleotide sequence is from bacterium.
CGCGTCGAGAAATTCGACGCCACCGGGACCTACCTGGGCCAGTGGGGCTCCTACGGCACCGGCAACGGCCAGTTCAACTATTGCGTGGGCATCGCCGTGGACGCCTCGGGCAACGTTTATGTGAGCGACCACGTGAACGGCCGGGTCCAGGAATTCACGAATTCGGGCGTCTTCCTGAACTCCTGGGGAAGCACGGGCAGCGCCCCGGGCCAGTTCAACCATCCGCAGGGCCTGAAGATCGACGCCGCCGGCCGGATCTATGTGGCGGACGACCAGAACAGCCGGGTCCAGGTCTTCGACTCCGGCATGAATTTCATCACCATGTGGGGGACCTATGGCTCGGCCGACTGCCAGTTCATCCGTCCCACGGGCATCGAGGTCAATTCGACCGGGGACGTCTTCGTATCCGATTACGGCAACAACCGCATCGAGAAGTTCCATCCCTAAAAGCGGGTCTCCCAAGCCCTTCGGCCTTCGGCCGAAGGGCTTTTTTGTTTTCGGGGCCTTGGGCGGGAGGAAGGGTCCGAAAAGATCGTTTTGCGATCGGCGGCCGCTGGCCTAAATTGGTCCAAACCTCAAGGAGAGGAACATGGAACTACGGAAGATCCTGACCGCCGCTTCGGCCGTGACCGCCGTCCTGTCATTCCTGGCTTTCCCTGGGGCCGGGGCGGAGGAGGCGGGGGCCCAGGGATCGGTTGGAACGCCCGCCCTGCTCGAAATGAGTTCGGCGGACGTGGTCCGGCAAATGGGCCTAGGATGGAACCTGGGCGACACGATGGAGTCCTGCGGGGACTCGATCCAAGGCCCGGACATCGGGAACTTCGAGACCGCCTGGGGCAACCCGAGGACCACGAAGGAAATGATCGACGCTATCCGGGCGGCGGGGTTCAGGTCCATCCGCATCCCGGTGGCCTGGTCCAATCTCATGGGGGACCATTACACCATCGACCCGGGATTGATGAAAAGGGTGCGGGAGATCGTGGATTGGGTCCAGGCGGACGGCATGATCGCGGTGGTCAATATCCACTGGGACGGCGGCTGGTGGTCCAGGTTCCCGGCCGAACCGGACAAGTGCATGGCCAAATACGAGCGGATCTGGACGCAGATATCGGCGAACTTCAAGGACCATCCGGGCACGCTCATTTTCGAGTCCCTGAACGAGGAGGGCTGCTTCAACGACGTCTGGAACCGCTGGGGCGACAAGGACCCGGAGCACAAAAAGAAGGCCTTCGACATCCTGAACGGGATCAACCAGGCTTTCGTCGATATCGTCCGCAAGTCGGGCGGCCTGA
It contains:
- a CDS encoding glycoside hydrolase family 5 protein codes for the protein MELRKILTAASAVTAVLSFLAFPGAGAEEAGAQGSVGTPALLEMSSADVVRQMGLGWNLGDTMESCGDSIQGPDIGNFETAWGNPRTTKEMIDAIRAAGFRSIRIPVAWSNLMGDHYTIDPGLMKRVREIVDWVQADGMIAVVNIHWDGGWWSRFPAEPDKCMAKYERIWTQISANFKDHPGTLIFESLNEEGCFNDVWNRWGDKDPEHKKKAFDILNGINQAFVDIVRKSGGLNAQRHLLIAGYATDIDLTVDPDFLMPKDPAGHCILSVHYYTPFTFAGLEHDESWGKMRSTWGTDADKAELDSKFALLKPAFLDKGIPVIVGEYGATLKNKDLGSVRKYILAVAQKAYSMGMCPMLWDMGSHFDRRTLRFRDAELLKGFRKIEAGKRE